The Bubalus bubalis isolate 160015118507 breed Murrah chromosome 16, NDDB_SH_1, whole genome shotgun sequence genome window below encodes:
- the LOC112579666 gene encoding olfactory receptor 10A3-like: MKRQNQSSVVEFILLGFSNFPELQEQLFVVFLVVYLVTLLGNAIIIVVISLEQSLHVPLYLFLQNLSVVDMGISAVIMPVMLVILSTEKMRIFTVGCFAQMYFILLFGVTECFLLGAMAYDRFTAICHPLSYPMIMNKIVFVKLVTFSWVSGITVATVQTTWVFSFPFCGSNEINHLFCETPPVLELACADTFLFEIYAFTGTILTVIVPFSLILLSYVRILFAILKMPSTTGRQKAFSTCASHLTSVTLFYGTASMTYLQPKSGYSPETKKLMSLAYTLLTPLLNPLIYSLQNSEMKRALMKLWRRKVDIHTF; this comes from the coding sequence ATGAAAAGACAAAACCAAAGCTCTGTGGTTGAATTCATCCTCTTGGGCTTTTCTAACTTCCCTGAACTCCAAGAGCAGCTCTTTGTGGTTTTCTTGGTGGTTTACCTGGTGACTCTGCTGGGAAATGCCATCATCATAGTCGTCATCTCCCTGGAACAGAGCCTGCACGTCCCCTTGTACCTGTTCCTCCAGAACTTGTCTGTGGTGGATATGGGTATCAGTGCGGTCATTATGCCTGTTATGCTGGTGATCCTTTCCACTGAGAAGATGAGGATTTTTACAGTGGGCTGTTTTGCACAAATgtacttcattcttctttttggTGTGACTGAATGTTTTCTTCTGGGGGCAATGGCTTATGACCGATTTACTGCAATCTGCCATCCTCTGAGCTACCCAATGATTATGAACAAAATAGTTTTTGTGAAACTAGTTACATTCTCATGGGTCTCAGGGATCACAGTGGCTACTGTGCAGACCACATGGGTGTTTAGTTTTCCCTTTTGTGGCTCCAATGAAATTAATCATCTCTTCTGTGAGACTCCGCCAGTGTTAGAGCTTGCATGTGCAGACACCTTTTTGTTTGAGATCTATGCATTCACTGGCACCATTCTGACAGTTATTGTTCCATTCTCATTGATACTCTTGTCATATGTTCGAATTCTCTTTGCCATCCTGAAGATGCCATCAACCACTGGGAGGCAAAAGGCCTTTTCCACCTGTGCCTCCCATCTCACATCTGTTACCCTCTTCTATGGCACAGCCAGTATGACTTACTTACAACCCAAATCTGGCTACTCCCCAGAAACCAAGAAGCTGATGTCCTTGGCTTACACGTTGCTCACACCTCTGCTGAATCCACTGATCTACAGCTTGCAAAACAGTGAGATGAAAAGAGCTTTGATGAAATTATGGAGAAGAAAAGTGGATATACATACATTCTGA
- the LOC102396850 gene encoding olfactory receptor 10A3-like: MFYNYVLENNICSTVDMKMQNQSSVVEFILLGFSNFPELQERLFGAFLVVYLVTLLGNAIIIVVISLEQSLHVPLYLFLQNLSVVDMGISAVIMPVILVILSTEKMRISILGCLVQMYLILTLGVTECFLLGAMAFDRFAAICHPLSYPMIMNKMVFMKLVTFSWVSGITVATVQTTWVFSFPFCGPNEINHISCETPAVLELACADTFLFEIYAFTGTILTIIVPFSLILLSYVRILFAILKMPSTTGRQKAFSTCASHLTSVTLFYGTASMTYLQPKSGYSPETKKLTSLAYSLLTPLLNPLIYSLRNSEMKRALMKIWQRKLDLHIF, translated from the coding sequence ATGTTTTATAACTATGTTCTTGAAAACAATATATGCTCCACTGTTGACATGAAAATGCAAAACCAAAGCTCTGTGGTTGAATTCATCCTCCTGGGCTTTTCTAACTTCCCTGAACTCCAAGAGCGGCTCTTCggggctttcttggtggtttACCTGGTGACTCTGCTGGGAAATGCCATCATCATAGTCGTCATCTCCCTGGAACAGAGCCTGCACGTCCCCTTGTACCTGTTCCTCCAGAACCTGTCTGTGGTGGATATGGGTATCAGTGCGGTCATTATGCCTGTTATACTGGTGATCCTTTCCACTGAGAAGATGAGGATTTCTATTTTGGGCTGCCTTGTACAAATGTATCTCATACTCACTCTTGGTGTGACTGAATGTTTTCTTCTGGGGGCAATGGCTTTTGACCGATTTGCTGCAATCTGCCATCCTCTGAGCTACCCAATGATTATGAACAAAATGGTTTTCATGAAATTAGTTACATTCTCATGGGTCTCAGGGATCACAGTGGCTACTGTGCAGACCACATGGGTGTTTAGTTTTCCCTTTTGTGGCCCCAATGAAATTAATCACATCTCTTGTGAAACTCCAGCAGTGCTAGAGCTGGCATGTGCAGACACCTTTTTGTTTGAGATCTATGCCTTCACTGGCACCATTCTGACAATTATTGTTCCATTCTCGTTGATACTCTTGTCTTACGTTCGAATTCTCTTTGCCATTCTGAAGATGCCATCAACCACTGGGAGGCAAAAGGCCTTTTCCACCTGTGCCTCCCATCTCACATCTGTTACCCTCTTCTATGGCACAGCCAGTATGACTTACTTACAACCCAAATCTGGCTACTCCCCAGAAACTAAGAAGCTGACGTCATTGGCTTACTCTCTTCTTACACCTCTGCTGAATCCACTGATCTACAGCTTGCGAAACAGTGAGATGAAAAGAGCTTTGATGAAAATATGGCAAAGAAAACTGGATTTGCATATATTTTGA